tccgtgctgtcagcacagagcccaacacggggctcgatctcacaacctgtgagatcatgacctgagctgaaatcaagagttagatccTTAACCGACtcaaccacctgggtgccccaaccctttgaagcatttttatctccattgtacagaagaggaaattacAGCCCACAGATTttcaataacttgcccaaggctatATGGCTAGTAAGCAGTAGAGCCAGGACTCGAACCAAGGACCATCTGACTCCAGGGCCCCTGCTCTTCACTTCCTGCATGTTACCCAACTCGCAGCTGGAAGCATCCCCTTGGATAGTGTGCAGACCCCTCCCTTCAAActggagaatgggggggggggccaggaGCCGGTCCTTCCTATATGGATAGTGCTGGGCCTTGCAGAAAGAAGCAATGGTATACGGTATCTAGGCAGAAAGAACCACGCTGCGTGCTCATCCTCTGTCCTTGTGCCCCCATCTCCTGCCTGCCATTATAACCCAAATCTGCCATCCCTCTGCCTTCACTGTCCTCATGCCCTCTGTTGAATCCAGGTTTCCTGAGCACTGGCGATCAGGCTGCCAAGGGCAACTATGGGCTCCTTGACCAAATCCAGGCCCTCCGCTGGGTGAGCGAGAACATTGCCTTCTTCGGTGGTGATCCCCGCCGAATTACCGTCTTTGGCTCAGGCATCGGCGCATCCTGTGTCAGCCTCCTCACGTTGTCGCATCACTCTGAGGGTGAGTAACACTTGGGGCAAAACCTGAACTAGAGAAGTGTCGGGCCTCCAAGGCTCCAGCGTGCCCAGGGGGATCAGCAGGCCCTCTTCTGACATTTTGGTATCCCTGTGGGGAGATGTGGGTTGGAAATGTTTCTCTAGGGGGAAGAAGGAATTCGCCCagtgtgagagagggaaagagacaatcctGTTTATATCCTGAGAAAGTAAGATCCTCTTTCTGATGTGGGAGTCAGATTTGGGTGACTGGGAGCAGACAGTCTCTCTGAAGGGACAGTGGTTTTTgggaggccggggaggggggacaggggaAATCTTTCAGTTTGGGAACGACATGTGACTTCAGGGTAGATATCCGGGGTGGGAATTCATTTTTAGGTGTAAGAAACACtcattctctgcctttctctggaaAGCAAGTCTGTACAAGAGGGGAACCGTCCTTGAGCGAGAAGATGGGTCTGAAGTGAGGATCACTGACCTGCGCGGTGGGCTTTTTCTAAGGAATTGGGGGTCTGTTAGCAAACTCCAGACCTCCTCCCAGGGCTGTATTACCCTCCTAAGGGAGACTCTCATTTTTACCCGAAGGAAAGCCTCTATCCTTGCCATGGGTCCCTCTGCCAGTGACTCTTCCAAGCGAGCCAAACAGGCCCTTTTTGGCTCAGCAGGAAAAGTTCTCTTCACCTCTGGACTCTAGAGCACATTCTATCTCTGAGAGGCAAACGTGAGCTTCTCATGAAGAAGAGGTCTTCCTGAAATAGGTGCCCTTCTTTGAAGTGAGGAAATCTGTGGGAGAGGACAAGGTTTTTTGTCGAAGTCAACCCTGTGAGTTAGTGATATTGTCACAGGAAAACTTTCAGTCTCTCTTTGAAGAATGCCTGTCActctgagagagaaaaatcacctTCTCTGACCTagaaattctgtctctgtccctccaggGACTACCCTGATGAGGGAACACCATTGTGGGACCTGCATCACGCCTTAGAATGTGTTTCTAGGTGACAGTAATGGGGGTGGGAATCTCTTTCTCCACAAAGGAGGGTGAAGTGACTGGCTGTGAGGGTGTCCCTGTCTGAAAAGCGGAACGGTGGCTCTTCCGATTTCCCTGGGAAGAGAAGGCCTTTCTTGGAGTGGTGCTGTATTCTGTCTCCTAAGGGTCCTGGCTGCTGCAAAGGGTTGGTCTCTGCCTTTCTGCAATTGATTCATGGAGAAAAAGCAAGGCTGTCTCTTAAGTAGCAATCtatatttctttccctctctttctacccatGCAAACTGCCTTTCTCTTAGAGGAAAGGAATTGTGTGCCTGGAAGCCAGATTATTATCCCTCACTTGGGAATGTTGGGGCCAAGGAGATCATGAtacccctttccccctcccccccggggaggggggacaaaTCACCCACTTTTTGAGTTTGGGGGACTGGCTCTCTGTTGGCCAGGGGGAAACTGGATCTGAGGCATCAGTAGCTTCAGCAAAAGGAAACTCTCTGTGGAGACTACACCCTGGGAGAGCACGTTCCCTGGAGACTTTCAGACGTTCCCCAAACTCCCAGAATGTGAGGCTCTCTCCTGCCTGCATTTCTCATCTCTCATGAAAAAGACCCCTTTGTGGCGGAAGCGCCAGCTCCCTGGTGGTGCGCTGGCACAGAGCTGGGCCCAGCTGGGCAGGAAGCAAGGAGGGAAGACAAGGACAGATAAAGAGAGGGAGCATAAGGAAGTTGATGTCTGGGACCCAAGGGGTTAATTCTTTCTGGCATTCCCTTAACCCTCAAGTTACCAACCGTCCTCCCAGAACAAGGAAGCAAGAAAGCAGGCAGGGGTCCAGTCAGCGCAGGGGCCCGGCAAACCCTCTGCTGGTCCTAATCCATCATCCCAGCCAAAAGGTTTGTTCTTCTTGCATAGCTCATTCCACCCATAGGGCAGCCTCAGTAACAAAGGAGTGAGGAAGTGTTGTAGTGTGTCCCTCAGGGACAGGCAAGGGAGGCCTAGGCTGTGGGTGACATGACAGGTCTGATGTGGTGCCGCCTGTCTTCTGCAGGGCTTTTCCAGAGGGCCATCATCCAAAGTGGTTCTGCTCTGTCCAGCTGGGCTGTAAACTACCAACCAGTGAAGTATACCAGCCTGCTGGCAGACAAGGTAGGCTGTAACGTGCTAGACACGGTGGACATGGTGGACTGTCTTCGTCAAAAGAGTGCCAAGGAGCTGGTAGAGCAGGACATCCAGCCAGCCCGCTACCACGTGGCCTTTGGCCCTGTGATTGATGGTGATGTCATTCCTGATGACCCTGAGATTCTCATGGAGCAGGGCGAGTTTCTCAACTATGACATCATGCTAGGTGTCAACCAGGGCGAGGGGCTCAAGTTTGTGGAAGGGGTGGTGGACCCTGAGGATGGCGTCTCTGGCACTGACTTTGACTACTCAGTCTCCAACTTCGTAGACAATCTGTATGGCTATCCTGAGGGTAAGGACACCCTGCGGGAGACCATCAAGTTCATGTACACAGATTGGGCAGACCGTGACAATCCTGAGACCCGCCGCAAAACACTGGTGGCGCTCTTCACTGACCACCAGTGGGTGGAGCCCTCGGTGGTGACCGCTGATCTGCATGCCCGCTACGGCTCACCTACCTACTTCTACGCCTTCTACCATCACTGCCAGAGCctcatgaagcctgcttggtcAGATGCAGCTCATGGGGACGAAGTACCCTACGTTTTTGGTGTCCCTATGGTAGGCCCCACTGACCTCTTCCCCTGCAATTTCTCCAAGAATGACGTTATGCTCAGCGCTGTCGTCATGACCTACTGGACCAACTTTGCCAAGACCGGGTAAGGAGAAACTGGGGGGTTGTTCTTCTTTGGGACCCCAGCatgccctcccctctgctcctctgtctgaACCTCTTCCATCATctccttttttaaagatactcCCAAAATCTTGCTTGGTAAACTCTtccacccccttccttcttcctccttttgagTCGTGCCATTTCTCGAAAATTTTGTTGAGGCTCAGAACTCACCTAGCACTAGGACCAAGCAGGAATGAGAGTTACCAGCAGACCTATTGGGGTTCAAGGTTAGATGGTCAGAGGCCTGGTAAGGTGGGAATAAAGTACATGCATAAAGAGCCTTTCGAGGGTTCTTGGAAAAACTAGGCAGCTGAAAAGATTGATGGATGCAACGTAGCACGTGAGAAGAAAAAGCATCTACAGCATGACTTTACAGGATGGGCACAGGGAAGGATGAGTTTCCATGATGCAGTGGGCAATAGGAATTCAGGgcttggggaagaggaggggtaTAGACAGAAGGAGGGACCCTGAAAAACATGGAAATGGTGGGCAGTTACAGACTAGGGACGAGGTTCAGAAGTGGGTGTGAGAGGAAGAATTCTGGGCCCTTTCCTCATGTAGGTAGAGTGGTGACCCCAGATTTCCATGTGGTATTTCAGGGATCCCAACAAGCCGGTCCCCCAAGATACCAAGTTCATTCACACCAAGGCCAACCGCTTTGAGGAAGTGGCCTGGTCCAAATACAATCCCCGAGACCAGCTCTACCTTCACATCGGGCTGAAACCAAGGGTCCGCGATCATTACCGGGCCACTAAGGTGGCCTTCTGGAAACACCTGGTGCCCCACCTATACAACCTGCATGACATGTTCCACTATACGTCCACAACCACCAAAGTGCCACCCCCGGATACCACCCACAGCTCCCACATCACCCGCAGGCCCAACGGCAAGACCTGGAGCACCAAGCGGCCAGCAATCTCCCCTGCCTACAGCAATGAGAATGCCCAAGGGTCCTGGAACGGGGACCAGGATGCAGGGCCACTCCTGGTGGAGAACCCTCGTGACTACTCCACTGAATTGAGTGTCACCATCGCTGTGGGGGCTTCCCTCCTGTTCCTTAATGTTCTGGCCTTCGCTGCCCTCTACTACCGCAAGGACAAACGGCGTCAGGAGCCCCTGCGGCAGCCTAGCCCTCAGAGGGGAGCCGGGGCCCCTGAATTGGGAGCTGCTCCTGAGGAGGAGCTGGCAGCGTTACAACTGGGCCCCACCCACCATGAATGTGAGTCTGGTCCCCCCCATGACACACTGCGCCTCACTGCACTGCCTGACTACACGCTGACCCTGCGACGCTCCCCTGATGACATCCCACTCATGACACCCAACACCATCACTATGATTCCCAACTCCCTGGTAGGGCTGCAGACATTGCACCCTTATAACACCTTTGCCGCAGGGTTCAACAGTACTggcctgccccactcacactccactACCCGGGTATAGCTCCAGCCTAGAGCACAGCCTAtctcctggctccctccctcccagatccacaaacacacatgcacacacacacacagccacagacacacatacacagacatacacacacacacacattcagacatATATGTATACGCACGCACCCACACCCAACAGCAGACCCACCTGCACAAACAGATGGACGTGGACATGCACCCGCAtgtacaaaaacacaaataaggaAGTAAACCTGAACAAACCCTTCAAACGGGGAAGCAAATGAGTCCTTGGGAAACTGAGGACCCATGGAACAGCAGCTGAAGCCAGCTCCCTGAGCCTGACCACAGACATTCCTGGGGGCCTGAAAGCACCAGCTGGACACCCCCCTTGGTGCTCGCCTTCCACCTCTCTTGGAACTGCACCACCGACCAACTCCAGACTTGGGAGCTTTAAAGAGCAGGGTAGCTCTTTCTCCCCCAGACTTGGTCTTTTttctgggtcttgtttttgttgatttttaaaacaattttggaacAAATGCCTCTCCAACCCATGAGTGCAAAAGGCTCTGGAagggaggctccaggcccaggtCTCTCTGTCTTTGGAACGCCTAGCACTCACACAATCCGACCAAGAAACATGACcccaagaaagaaacagattcgAACAAGACCATGgggtggaaggaggaaggggctaCCTCTGGATGGGGTTGGAGGCCATAGGGGGAGAACCCTCCAgccatctctctgcccctgtggAGGGCTGCAGAGACTGCAGGGTGACCTGCTTTCCCCAAAGGCCACATGCACTGGCCTGGCTAGACCAGGGGACCCTAGATTTGGTGAATGAGGTTCTAGTGGAGGCCATGTCATTATTGGGCCCCTGGGTGTAATCTGGGTTCCGCCTCTGCCCTTGGGGTAATGGTATCAGAAATTCACCCCATTTTCTTTACAGAGTCTCTTTTGTGtctgtcatttctctttcaaaaaggcagtgttttttgttgttgttggctttttttttttaaagaaaagttcttAAAACACTAACGGAAACCCATGGAGTTTGtcctttgtaaaattttaaacacagtgtcttgatataaaaataaaaaatccagttAGCACTCCCAACCTGCCTCCCTTGCACAGGCCTTGCCCCAACAGATGCCCCCAGCAGGGCACCCCTGTGGGCTCGGAATCCAGCCTGCCTCTGCATCCCATGCCTTTAAGCTGAGACAAATCTGGGCTGCACTCTGCTGGCCCCCCTGCACACATCAAGGCCTGTCCAATCTTAAGCAGGTTGCTGCCCCCATAACGTGCCCCACCAAGTCCCCCCAACACTCTGGGTTCCTGCAGCTGAAGCCTTCTCTCAGCACCACAGGTCTCCTAATGAAATGGCAAAAATaacacttcctcctcctcctcccctcctcctccttctcctccccctcccccactttctcacCAATGCCTCTGCCACtgcccccatcaccaccatcctgCCCTCATCCTAGACTGCGGGCTAGGAAGAGGTGTGACCTCTAACATGCTGACATTTTTTCTCATACATGACTGAATCCAGTGTAGCATCAGATATGTGGATGCCCCCTGGCCTTGGGTGACTGACAGAGCAGGggccctctcctccccagggaTACTTGTTTCCTGGTCGGTGAATTAAAATTGGAGaaggccctggggcccctggaaGAGATTTCTCTCCAGGGTTATCATCAGTAGCTCCCTGTCAACCCCGGGGGACAGATTCAGTGGGGCTCCACAGGGTTAGCATTATGGTAGTTCATATTATTCTCAGCGACTTGAAGGACTGAACCAGGAGTCTGCTCATCAAGTGTGACAGTTGGGCAAGGTTGCTGACACATCAGAAACCAGGAATAGAATTCTTCAAAGTGACCCTGACAAAATGAGGGAGATGAACCAACACGACAGGATGATGTTCAGATGGGATCAACACAAGACCAAAACTGAGAACTAATATGCTAATATGGTACATGGGGATGAGAGAGTTGGGCAATGGTTGGCTGGACACActttagttaaaaagaaagaaagaactggggGGAGAGTGACAGGATGGGTCACAAGTTGAATGAGTCCATAGTGTAGAACtggttttctcctccctcctccttctgcccctctcctccttccctttttccctcctttttttctttcccaaactaATGTGAATACTagcttataataacaaaaatatagcaTGGAGTTGCTAGGAAGTAATCGGAGTGTGAGTTTTAGAATTAGAAATCACCTCAGAATCATACTATAGTACAACCCACTTATTTCATAATTGGGGAAATGAGCCCAGAAAAGCCCAACATCAAGGTTAGTGTTAGAAACAGACCTAGGATCCAGTCCAATCATATATGACCTTTCctatggtcatttttttttctttttttggccttTTAAAGCATTAATGGGTCTATCCTTGGTCAACACATTTCCAGCATATGTGGAAAAGCTGGAGAGGGTCTGGAGAAGAGCAAAACCAATGTGCCAAAGGACTAAGTcttcataaattattattattatttagaaaggaagaagctgATGAGGCAAACTTCAATAATTGTggagacctactatgtgccaagtgtGCTCTATCATCTTCAAAAATTGAACTCCTAGATAAGGACAGAGTTGATGgtctcttctccattttttctgAGAATGGCAGAAGGGAAAAGATTACAGTAGACATGAGGAGAAATTTTGCTAAGGCAGTCAGTAAGTCCTCTATAATAGTGACTAAATGAAATGACTTACTAAGGAAAGCACTGGTGTTCATCTTCCTAAAAGCAGAGGGCTGGATTACATGAAGTTTTCAGGTCAATTCAGAAACTTTGTTGTTATGATCCTGTGACTGCTCCATCTCAGGTATTACCAAACTGGGCCTccttttctggtgtgtgtgtgtgtgtgtgtgtgtgtgtgtgtgtgtgcgcgcgcgcacatgtgCATACCTGCAAATTAGAAGGCTCTCGATTTGGGGGAGGATTTAGACATTGCCTCTCCCTGAAGAACTGAAGGTGCTGTAGCAAACCCAGATCCAATCGTGTTTCGGACCCATCAATAATACATTACAGTCAGTCTTTCACACTTTTCCAAGAGGTAGGCTTCAAGACAGCAAGGTTTCAATCTAATTGGCAGTCAATGCTGTGCCCAAATAGCTTGAGTGTTCTCAGCCCCATTACTGACTACCAGCCCTGAGCCCCAGCTAAAAACCCAGCCCCTTGTTTGCAGGGGGGCTAAGGGTGTACCTGGATTTCATTTCACAATCCAAAAATCATTAGTGCCTAGACCGGGTCCAGCCTGCATCCCTCAATTTATCTGGTTTCTAGATTAGTCCTTCGGGGAGCTGGACACAGCTACCTTGGGATTTTAGCCACTGGTGTGTGTGAAGGGCCAGAGGTTGGTCACTGTGGAAGTCTCCATAGGAAGTGAGTACGATTATCAGGACTGTAGACCTGGCCCGATGCTAGTTTCTATACTGTGAGGGATAGAAGACAGCCCCTTTGGGGGTGTACACTGTTAGGAATAcaaaactgaggggcgcctgggtcgctcagtcggttaagcacccaactcttgatttttgctcaggtcgtgatctcgcggttccgaagatcgagctctgcgctgacagcgctgagcctgcttgggatgctctccctctctctgaaaataagtaaacgttttttaaaaaaggaatacaaaactGAACTATGATAAAATGAAGTGCAGAGTCTAGCATGTGACTTCAGTTGCATGGTGAAGGTTAAAGTAGCTGGAGACATTTCTCCAGTGGCATTTGAGTGGGCAGCTGGAAGACCGGGCACTCCAAACTGGGAGAAAGGCCTCAGCCTGAGCATGGAAGACGAGAAAATCTAGGCATGCTTGAGGAGCAGTGAGGGGACTGGCTTCACCCAATCAGAGGGTTCAAGTTAAAGGGTGGGGAATCAGATGGGAAAGGCAGGTCGTGGAGGTCTTCATGAcagcagaagcagcagaagcGTTTGACCGTCATCAGACACGGGATAGGACACCCTGACTCTTTTGCTAATGtctttagagagagaaaacagaatcccCTCAGCTCCCCTTTTGTCCCTTCTCTCCTGCAAGGAGAAGGATTTTCAGAGTGGAAAGGACAAAGCAGCACCACAGAGAGACTCCTGAAGGCAGTCTAGGCCAAGAGAGCCTTTAGGGGCTCTGGATAACTCCATCTCATAGTGTGGGTCGATAACAGCCCAGGGCATCGCAAAGACTTGCACCTCAAGTTAGGAAACCCCATGGGGAGCAAAGAAGATGCACACTGCAGCTTAGAGATGGGCAAATGTGACTCCACACTCTTAGGAATGGGAAGAGATCAATCCCACAAGTTACAGATCAATACGTTTAATATTGATCGAGGGCAAGATTCTAGAACAAATGATTAAAAGGACGGTTGGTGAGCACTTACAAGAAGGAAGCAAAGATCTCTCGGCCCTCGCCTGGAGGCCAAACAAATAATTCCCCACTCAGCTCATTTCCGTCACTAGGGTGCCTAGATGCGTAGATGAGGAGAATCCTATACCTCCAATGTATCTGGAGTGCAACAAAACGTCCTCTCGTGACAGTCTTGGGACAATATGGAGAAAtgtggaatggataaaaataaacttaggcGGGTTATTAGCCAGTCGAATGACTACACACAAAAGGGTTCTGTTTTCATGTCACTAGATcaaatttgaaaattacatatattttgtaaTGATGTAATGAAAGAGAGACCCAAAAGGTGAGATGACAGAACCAGAATTCATAGAGATGTCAAGAGGCTGGTGTAATGGACACActataggaaaatgaaaattactagGGACAAATATAAAGCCATTTATTTGAACTCCCAAATGTAATACTGCAAATGTAGGATGTGAGGGATGGCTTAAAGGGTTTCAGAGTAAATGAGCGCTCATCATGAGCGATGAGTCAAAAGCACAGTTTTGTTGCTACAAAAAGTATTCTGACCTTCGGTTGTATTACTGAAGGTATATTGTCCACAATAAAGGAGGTGATCATCTTGTGCCACTCTGCACTGCTCTGTTCAGTGCAGGCATCACACCTCAAAGGAGATGTCAACAAAAGTATACGCAGAGAAAAAGTGGTGAGAGCAGCGAGGGAACTGGCAAATCCAGAGAGAGATTTGTCTAATGTCAGCAAATCATTGCTGGACTCAAGGGGGAAGAGGAAGCTGCAGATTTGTTCTGTGTATGACTCCAAGGGTGCTGAGATCTAATGGGTGAAAGTCAGGGGAAAGCAGATTTTGGTTCAACATaaggaaggttttttttctttcttttctataatgaaaaaaatcataataaaagttTCAGCTTATGATCTCAGCCTCTTGAAGTCTTTGTAGAATTTATTACcaacagttttaaaaacacagcagAAAAAAGATCCTAATCTCAACATCCTAATATAAGCGCATTGGTATGCTtaggaagaacttttttttttttaacgtttatttatttttgagacagagagagacagagcatgaacaggggaggggcagagagagagggaaacacacaatccgaaacaggctccaggctctgagcagtcagcacagagcccgacgcggggctcgaactcacggactgcgagatcgtgacctgagccgaagtcagacgcttaaccgaccgagccacccaggcgccccaggaagaacTTTTTAATGATTAGTAGTACTCTCTGGAATTAGAATGGCCTGTCCCAAAAGGTAGACAGCTCCAGAGATGATCAAGCAGTGACTGGACAACCACTCCATACGGATGATGCAAAGGCAATGGAAGCATCTGATAAAGGACCAAACCAGATGACTAGGGTTACTGAGATTCTATGATACTTGAGCTGGAAGGTCTCATGGTAGAGTATTCAGGGAAATATTTCTGGAGTCTAGGTGCAGGGCAGGCTGGAGAAGGAGAAACTAGAAGCAGAGATAATAACAGGTTAAGAGGTACCTACTCTGAAGGCTAAGACTATTTTCACCTCCAGCACCGCCCCCATCTCAAAATTACAGTGTCAAAAGCAGCCATAATGGTTGCCTAATTCCCCTCCCTTATGATCTGATGCTTGATTCCCTTCTGCAACCTCCTTGCCAAATTGTTATCTTGCCTCTGCTTAAATACCTCCAGTGATGTGAAAATCTTGTTCTTTCGACGCAGACCATTGCACAATATTTGGGCATTTCAAACTATTATAAAGTTCTTCCTTGGGTTGAGTCAAAATACATTTCCCCATAACATGCGCCCTTTTGCTCCTGATGGCACCCGCTTACAAAGGAAAACAAGGCGAATCCCTCTACTACATTATGAACTTTCCAATATTTGAAAACTAGTTCCTGAACTGCCGCCACCATCCTGGCAATCCCTTCTCCAGGTTAAACAGCTCCGGTAGTTCATATATGATGATTTTAAATCCTCCCACactcctggtctctctctcttgtgCATGCTCTAGGTTGCTAGTGCCTCTCTGTTCCTGTGTAGTGTCCGAGGCTGAAGACAACCTTCCACTGTGGTCTaaagagcagagaagaaagcaCAGCTGTGATCTCCTGCATCTtggcctccccccgccccccatattAGCATTTGGGGTAGTGACTgtcaaaaaataatgaacttaaaGGCACCTCAAACTACTGAAACGTTTTTCACACAGATCATTAAGTCACATCTCCCCCACCTTGCACTTAAGCATTTGGTTTGACAAACTAGACTATGAagctttacatttcttttgcctgGTTCATTATGGCATCCCGGGATCTTCTGGAATCCAGCTTCATGTCATTTACAAATTTGATCAGCATGCCATCAGTGTCCTGATCCGAGTTGTTACTTAAATTATCGGACAGGCCAGGGACCTCCCTCCAGGCTGACAAAGATCCATTAGTCACCAGCTGTGAATACACCTTACTGTCCTGTCTTCACCCCACATTTTCCCTTCTTATCCACAAAGACATCTCACACCAGGACATTCTTAAACAAAATAAGGTTGCATTCTGCAATCCTCTTTGGAAACAAGGGActgaggagagaagaaagcagaaaggaaacaagggaccaaggagagaaggaagcagaaatgAAACAAGAGGAATGTGACCTTTAGATCTTCTTTTTCCCCAGTCGCCGCCATGAGTCCCTTGCCTTCAGTCTCCACGAAGCAATTTCCAGCCAACAGCTCAGCTGTAGGAAGCTGAAAGCTGGATTGGGGGTCAGAAAACTTGCATTCAgacccatctctgtctctgcctagctgtgtgatctcgggAAAGTTGTTTCACTTCTCTGATTCTGTTTGCTCGTCTGTAGAATAGGGATGGGAACACTTAACCTCGTAGGGCTGTCCTGAGGATTAAATGGGGGAAACGGATGCCAGTGTGCTTTGTAAACAGTAGGCACCATCCAAATgtaagacattattattattattatttattgagtacctaccaaGTTTATGACTACATGTTATAAAAAGACAAGATGTAGCCCTTCCCCCCAGGGAGCTCACAATTTTGTAGGGGAGGTCTGTTCCCAAATAGCTATACTAAGAAGTAAAAGAATAGGGCAAATGGCACAAGTTGTTATGGTAATTTAGAAGAGGTGGGGGTTCCTTCAGACCGGAGGAAATCCAGGAGGGCTTCTTGGAAATCTAGTGGGCCGATCCGACAAATAGAAATGGCTGAGAGAGGACAACATTTGAGGTGGAGGAGCCTAGGAGTTGGCAATTTGAAGAGTGTGTTTGAGGTGCTGGAAGCAGTCCTGTCTGACTGCAAGAGGCGATGAGGCTGGCCTGCTACATCTCCACCTTTGTGGACATGGTCATTCGCAGCATCCCCACAATGGAGCATTTAGTCCTTCCGAATGGGGATTGGCATTTGAGCACAGCCTCCTCGGTCTCCTGTCTGTTATTCTTCAGCTCACCTCCTCGGAGAAAAACTCTTCTGCAGGGTGGAGGCATCTGGAAAGAATCCAGGAAAATCACCTTTTTCCTTATCTGCAGCTGAGAAACAGGTctccaggaagggcagagaccaaGGCCACATTTAAATCCTAGGAATCTTTAGCCGGAAGTGGCTCTAGCTCAAGGATTCAAGCGTTTCTGCTGAGGCAGAGTTCTCCACCATATCCAAAaggcttctgcttcttcttctttttcttcaattccatgtggggagcagggagggagaggaaaatagTTCAAGGGCTCTCAAGGTCCATTTCCTGGTTTCTTTGGAGTTATGGTTATAATTTGGTGCCACCTGGTGTCAGAGATGGAATATAGCATGCTGCTGCCGCAGCCTCCTTCCCATGTTTGGAGCACCGAGCTGCTGCCCAGCTACTAGACATAGggctggcttccttcacttagggGACACTCTGGGGTCTGGGTAagggaaaatacaagagaaaaaggaaaagtgctACACCAGG
This region of Acinonyx jubatus isolate Ajub_Pintada_27869175 chromosome X, VMU_Ajub_asm_v1.0, whole genome shotgun sequence genomic DNA includes:
- the NLGN3 gene encoding neuroligin-3 isoform X1, with product MWLRLGPPSLSLSPKSTVGQSLCLTLWFLSLVLRASTQAPAPTVNTHFGKLRGARVPLPSEILGPVDQYLGVPYAAPPIGEKRFLPPEPPPSWSGIRNATHFPPVCPQNIHTAVPEVMLPVWFTANLDIVATYIQEPNEDCLYLNVYVPTEDVKRISKECARKPNKKICRKGGSGAKKQGEDLADNDGDEDEDIRDSGAKPVMVYIHGGSYMEGTGNMIDGSVLASYGNVIVITLNYRVGVLGFLSTGDQAAKGNYGLLDQIQALRWVSENIAFFGGDPRRITVFGSGIGASCVSLLTLSHHSEGLFQRAIIQSGSALSSWAVNYQPVKYTSLLADKVGCNVLDTVDMVDCLRQKSAKELVEQDIQPARYHVAFGPVIDGDVIPDDPEILMEQGEFLNYDIMLGVNQGEGLKFVEGVVDPEDGVSGTDFDYSVSNFVDNLYGYPEGKDTLRETIKFMYTDWADRDNPETRRKTLVALFTDHQWVEPSVVTADLHARYGSPTYFYAFYHHCQSLMKPAWSDAAHGDEVPYVFGVPMVGPTDLFPCNFSKNDVMLSAVVMTYWTNFAKTGDPNKPVPQDTKFIHTKANRFEEVAWSKYNPRDQLYLHIGLKPRVRDHYRATKVAFWKHLVPHLYNLHDMFHYTSTTTKVPPPDTTHSSHITRRPNGKTWSTKRPAISPAYSNENAQGSWNGDQDAGPLLVENPRDYSTELSVTIAVGASLLFLNVLAFAALYYRKDKRRQEPLRQPSPQRGAGAPELGAAPEEELAALQLGPTHHECESGPPHDTLRLTALPDYTLTLRRSPDDIPLMTPNTITMIPNSLVGLQTLHPYNTFAAGFNSTGLPHSHSTTRV
- the NLGN3 gene encoding neuroligin-3 isoform X4, translated to MLPVWFTANLDIVATYIQEPNEDCLYLNVYVPTEDVKRISKECARKPNKKICRKGGSGAKKQGEDLADNDGDEDEDIRDSGAKPVMVYIHGGSYMEGTGNMIDGSVLASYGNVIVITLNYRVGVLGFLSTGDQAAKGNYGLLDQIQALRWVSENIAFFGGDPRRITVFGSGIGASCVSLLTLSHHSEGLFQRAIIQSGSALSSWAVNYQPVKYTSLLADKVGCNVLDTVDMVDCLRQKSAKELVEQDIQPARYHVAFGPVIDGDVIPDDPEILMEQGEFLNYDIMLGVNQGEGLKFVEGVVDPEDGVSGTDFDYSVSNFVDNLYGYPEGKDTLRETIKFMYTDWADRDNPETRRKTLVALFTDHQWVEPSVVTADLHARYGSPTYFYAFYHHCQSLMKPAWSDAAHGDEVPYVFGVPMVGPTDLFPCNFSKNDVMLSAVVMTYWTNFAKTGDPNKPVPQDTKFIHTKANRFEEVAWSKYNPRDQLYLHIGLKPRVRDHYRATKVAFWKHLVPHLYNLHDMFHYTSTTTKVPPPDTTHSSHITRRPNGKTWSTKRPAISPAYSNENAQGSWNGDQDAGPLLVENPRDYSTELSVTIAVGASLLFLNVLAFAALYYRKDKRRQEPLRQPSPQRGAGAPELGAAPEEELAALQLGPTHHECESGPPHDTLRLTALPDYTLTLRRSPDDIPLMTPNTITMIPNSLVGLQTLHPYNTFAAGFNSTGLPHSHSTTRV
- the NLGN3 gene encoding neuroligin-3 isoform X2; this encodes MWLRLGPPSLSLSPKSTVGQSLCLTLWFLSLVLRASTQAPAPTVNTHFGKLRGARVPLPSEILGPVDQYLGVPYAAPPIGEKRFLPPEPPPSWSGIRNATHFPPVCPQNIHTAVPEVMLPVWFTANLDIVATYIQEPNEDCLYLNVYVPTEDGSGAKKQGEDLADNDGDEDEDIRDSGAKPVMVYIHGGSYMEGTGNMIDGSVLASYGNVIVITLNYRVGVLGFLSTGDQAAKGNYGLLDQIQALRWVSENIAFFGGDPRRITVFGSGIGASCVSLLTLSHHSEGLFQRAIIQSGSALSSWAVNYQPVKYTSLLADKVGCNVLDTVDMVDCLRQKSAKELVEQDIQPARYHVAFGPVIDGDVIPDDPEILMEQGEFLNYDIMLGVNQGEGLKFVEGVVDPEDGVSGTDFDYSVSNFVDNLYGYPEGKDTLRETIKFMYTDWADRDNPETRRKTLVALFTDHQWVEPSVVTADLHARYGSPTYFYAFYHHCQSLMKPAWSDAAHGDEVPYVFGVPMVGPTDLFPCNFSKNDVMLSAVVMTYWTNFAKTGDPNKPVPQDTKFIHTKANRFEEVAWSKYNPRDQLYLHIGLKPRVRDHYRATKVAFWKHLVPHLYNLHDMFHYTSTTTKVPPPDTTHSSHITRRPNGKTWSTKRPAISPAYSNENAQGSWNGDQDAGPLLVENPRDYSTELSVTIAVGASLLFLNVLAFAALYYRKDKRRQEPLRQPSPQRGAGAPELGAAPEEELAALQLGPTHHECESGPPHDTLRLTALPDYTLTLRRSPDDIPLMTPNTITMIPNSLVGLQTLHPYNTFAAGFNSTGLPHSHSTTRV